In one Phyllostomus discolor isolate MPI-MPIP mPhyDis1 chromosome 8, mPhyDis1.pri.v3, whole genome shotgun sequence genomic region, the following are encoded:
- the LOC114515317 gene encoding CD209 antigen-like protein 2: MAEMCVPKEPDGLDEAEPPFWHDEEREVFQNKRSAEKDPGLPRILRSLPGCLTRAPLLLMLLLISLGLFMLMLITLVQVSRIQQSLPREMEHQGSCNPGVLQEPMKSDLEEIHQQLAWMNATLTGLCRPCPWNWDFFQGNCYAFSQTQRTWKSSVSACQDMNAKLVVVNNAEEQKFLQFWNIRNDKPAWIGLTDHHNEGSWKWVDNSSLLLSFWKQGEPNNQGDEDCVELYNDGWNDKKCSAELFWICEKPSGLCPGLRGPLSPTQPMPLDGPQ; the protein is encoded by the exons atggCGGAGATGTGTGTCCCCAAGGAGCCAGATGGCCTTGATGAGGCTGAGCCCCCTTTCTGGCATgatg AGGAGAGGGAGGTATTCCAAAACAAGAGATCAGCTGAGAAAGACCCTGGGCTACCCAGGATCTTAAGAAGCTTGCCAG GGTGTCTGACCCGGGCCCCTCTGCTTCTGATGCTGCTTCTCATCTCTTTGGGTCTCTTCATGCTCATGCTGATCACCCTGGTTCAAG TCTCCAGGATCCAACAATCCTTGCCAAGAGAGATGGAGCATCAGGGGAGCTGCAACCCAG GGGTTCTGCAGGAGCCAATGAAATCAGATCTGGAGGAGATTCACCAGCAGCTGGCCTGGATGAATGCCACTTTAA CTGGCCTGTGCCGTCCCTGCCCCTGGAACTGGGACTTCTTCCAGGGAAACTGCTATGCCTTCTCCCAGACCCAAAGAACCTGGAAATCTTCTGTCTCTGCCTGTCAGGATATGAATGCCAAGCTGGTGGTTGTCAACAATGCTGAGGAGCAG aaaTTCCTGCAATTTTGGAATATCAGAAATGATAAGCCTGCTTGGATTGGCCTCACTGACCACCACAATGAAGGGTCCTGGAAATGGGTGGATAACAGTTCCCTTCTTCTCAG CTTCTGGAAACAAGGGGAACCTAACAATCAAGGAGATGAAGATTGTGTGGAATTGTACAATGATGGCTGGAATGATAAGAAATGTAGTGCAGAACTCTTCTGGATCTGTGAGAAGCCCTCAGGGCTGTGTCCAGGCCTTAGAGGGCCGCTGTCCCCTACCCAACCCATGCCCCTGGATGGCCCCCAGTGA